The Pirellulaceae bacterium DNA segment TCAACGAATCCAGGCAATCGATGAACAGGGTCAGTCATGCTTGAAGAAGGCTCAAGAATTAAAGCAACAACTTGATGAGGCTCTGGAAGGTACACCGTATCGCACGGTGTCCGAATTGCTTGACGAGACACGGCAGACTGCCGGTCAATTACAAGATCGGATTGAGTTGGATAATCAGCTGAACAAGCTGAAACGAAATCAAAAAGAAGCACGCGAGGATGCTAATTATTGGACGCAACGTCAGGTGCTTCCCTGGAAGGGGCTGATGTTCATTGGTGCTGTTTTTACATTGGGCATTGTGGTCGCACTCACCGCTCTCTTTGGAGAGACTTTTGGAATTGAAGCCGATGAACGTTTGATGGTGGCGGTGATTGGTGGAGCGATCAGCTTCGGAGCGATTGTGATCAAGAATGTCGCATCATTTGCAGCCTCCAAGAGCTTGCAATCTTGCCATCATGAATTGGATGAAGTGCGAGATCAAATGAGGGAAGCTGAAAGCCAGATCAAGAATCTCGAGGCGAACTCAACCGTAAGTTCCGAGCCGCTTGCCGTGTCCCTGCAAAACAAGCAGGATGAATTGACTCGTTTCCAAGAACTCGAACCGATCGAAGTTCAACGAGTGGCTGAAGAGCAAAACGCAGAGGCGATTTCCGCTCAAAAACAGCATGCCGAAAAGGATTTGAAGCAGGCGCGCCAAGACTGGCGCGGTCGTTTGCGCACGTTGGGTCTGCCCGAAACGATCACGCCAAACCAGTTTAGGCAGTTGTCCCACGCCGACGGGAAACTCGCCACTCTTCGTAAGGGCCACGGGGAGCTCCGTGACAGCGTTGAACGAAACCGCCAAGAAGTGGATTCCCATCGTCAGCGTTTGCACTTGATTGCGGAGCGGGTCACTTTTGTTTTCGAGGCGGATCGTATCGAAGAACAGATCGAAGAGTTAACCGGTGCGCTACACGTTGCGCGGCAACGCCGAGAAGATCGTGATTCTTTGCATCGCAAATGGCGACAGCTTGGGCGAGAGCAGGAAAAGATTGCTCGAAACGCAAAACGGTTGACCGAGAAAAAATGCAATCTGGTCGGAAAGTATGGTGGCATTGACACTCGCGATTTTAAGTCAATTGTGAAACGACAAAAAAAAGCCGCCAGCTTGCAAGCCGATCGTGATGCGAGACTTGCAGAGATCGCATTGCAACTCGGAGCCGGCTGCGCGGAACAGGACTTGGTTGAACAGCTCGGTAGAGGTGATTTTGAATCGAAAATCTCAAAGCTCGAGTCCGAGCACAAGCAGGTGTCCTCACGGGTCGCTAAATTATTGGAGCGGCGGGGCGAATTAAATGTCCAACTCAAAAACCTCTCGAAGGATCGGCAGCACTCGCTGGCGCGGTTGGAAGAAAGTCAAATTGATCGGGAGATGGAAAAGCAAATTCAGAGTTGGGCGACGCTGGCTGGCATTAGCCGTGCCTTGGATACCGTCCGCACCTCCTATGAGTCGGATCGTCAACCAGAAACCTTAGCAGAAGCTTCTGGTTACCTGAAACGCTTGACGGGCGGCCGTTATCGGCGAATTTGGACTCCGTTTGGTGAATCGTCGCTTTGCGTCGATGATGAACAGGAAAAGACCTTTCGCATTGAGTCGCTGAGTCGAGGGACACGCGAGCAAGTATTCCTGAGCCTGCGGCTCGCCTTGGCTGCTGCCTACGGGCGACGAGGCGTCGCCTTACCGGTTATTCTCGATGATGTCTTTGTGAATTTTGATGCCAAACGCGCTCGGGCAGCTGCTGAAACAGTTTGTGAGTTCGCCGCTGCCGGTCATCAAGTTTTTGTCTTCACCTGCCACGATCACATTCAAGATGTGTTCCACTCACTCGATGTCGATGTGCGAACGTTGCCATCGGTCCAACAGGTTGTTAGTGAGGGGGTTGCCGTCCTGCCGGATCAACGGTCATCGCCTACGAGCGAATATCCAGTCGCTGTAGATCATGGATCCGACGCGGAAGATGTTGATCCTGAATTGGATTACGAACTGATGTATGGTGCTCCGGAGTACGATCCGGGCTATGAGCCAGCCATGCGTCAAGATCGCAGCGGTCGCGTTCCGGCGACTGCCGCCTGGACCGGGCCAAGTGAGCCCGCCTGGAATTAGCTCGCCGTTGTCCTGTTGAATGCTTTAAGATGGACGGCTCAGACTCACTTTCGAGGGGGCGGCTCTCGCAAACTTTCTGTGATCGTCACAGGTCGACTCGGTCGTCAGTCATTTACGATGAATTTATCGCTTCGACGGTGTTGCGTGTTGACGATGTAATGGGAGATTGGTTAAACCGGTAAATGTTGGGTGTGAACGAAAGCATCAACTACCGACCCACAGCCTCGAATCACATCACCGCATTTTGAATTCGAGCGCAACGTACAAGAGACGTTTTGATTAGGAGGGCTCGCCATGTTAGATCCGCCATGCAGTTTCCGGCGAGTTTGTTACTTCGCCTAGGCGGCCGTCAAGATTGGGCAACATTTATCTATCGCCCGTTAGCATCTCTTAAGACAGGAGGATCTCGGACTCGACCACCCGACTAACATTGCCGATCGGGAACGCCACTGAAACGACGAAGCAATCAGAGGGTTTACTGCTAAACAACAAAGCAGAGGATTCAGCGAAGCGTCGATTTTAGTCCCGTTCGACGCAAAGTGTGGTGGTGTTTGCGACTTGCCGTCGCAAAGGATTGGCCCGAGTCGGTGAATAACAGACTCAGTGTTTTTCTCACTGGATAATCAATCGAAACCCTTAGCCGAGCCCTCGGGCTCGGCTTTTTTTGTGGTTTTCTTAGGCAGTGTGTCTGAATTCTTGCTGCCCTGTGGTCGGTTTCGCT contains these protein-coding regions:
- a CDS encoding AAA family ATPase: MRITEITVDSFGHWKGLRVPNVSSGVTVVYGPNEAGKSTLLQLIRAVLYGFSPQHHHRFVPALYEGRVGGTLHVSAPNGRFEVRRWLPESGLLKDHENSDLSVHSVDGSLKGRHLLTSLLAGVDQSIFQNVFAVGLSEMQYLGTLSDTEAAHQLYGLASGTDRVSISEVSRQLEAARDRLLHEPNAVAAIGQLAERKADLHRESVRKIAPTDRWFKLNEERQKITAELEQLERQKDDFGEHIDGANPNQVIRSQWKECQGLQKRLEAIGPVPDVPGAALKRLDKLATEIASLRKQWESLRERRKQLKKRAGGGRGKLRLLRHAEPIDALKQKAPSLIQALEEVEKQSVKLEEFEFELQAEMERLGVKADWSVGALPVITNGMIDTLREPARAARDARQRIQAIDEQGQSCLKKAQELKQQLDEALEGTPYRTVSELLDETRQTAGQLQDRIELDNQLNKLKRNQKEAREDANYWTQRQVLPWKGLMFIGAVFTLGIVVALTALFGETFGIEADERLMVAVIGGAISFGAIVIKNVASFAASKSLQSCHHELDEVRDQMREAESQIKNLEANSTVSSEPLAVSLQNKQDELTRFQELEPIEVQRVAEEQNAEAISAQKQHAEKDLKQARQDWRGRLRTLGLPETITPNQFRQLSHADGKLATLRKGHGELRDSVERNRQEVDSHRQRLHLIAERVTFVFEADRIEEQIEELTGALHVARQRREDRDSLHRKWRQLGREQEKIARNAKRLTEKKCNLVGKYGGIDTRDFKSIVKRQKKAASLQADRDARLAEIALQLGAGCAEQDLVEQLGRGDFESKISKLESEHKQVSSRVAKLLERRGELNVQLKNLSKDRQHSLARLEESQIDREMEKQIQSWATLAGISRALDTVRTSYESDRQPETLAEASGYLKRLTGGRYRRIWTPFGESSLCVDDEQEKTFRIESLSRGTREQVFLSLRLALAAAYGRRGVALPVILDDVFVNFDAKRARAAAETVCEFAAAGHQVFVFTCHDHIQDVFHSLDVDVRTLPSVQQVVSEGVAVLPDQRSSPTSEYPVAVDHGSDAEDVDPELDYELMYGAPEYDPGYEPAMRQDRSGRVPATAAWTGPSEPAWN